From the genome of Metarhizium brunneum chromosome 4, complete sequence, one region includes:
- the ESL1_1 gene encoding EST/SMG-like protein 1, which yields MDSAPWDTKPLSQSLVTNEQLGEGTRLLEPTSSCDEGGFECFPRRCGASTESQTYSSVASTAQQRNLSPIPLRSRVRPVDRDEDFVCSENPARPGGSRKHRGQYFDAASGSRMLLQPDTRSISSDQLAAEVNGIYAGLVLLESKSIEYDSTQKETDLSQEQYHALISLHRSLLHEHHDFLLASQHPSASATLRRLASKYFIPARMWRHGIHSFLELLRRKLPGSLEHMLTFIYIAYTIMAQLYEAIPSFEDTWIECLGDLARYRMAVEDDDIRDREIWTGVSRFWYTKASDKIPMTGRLYHHLAILARQHALQQLYYYAKSLCVPVPFPSARDSVMTLFDPLLNANPGASQRLEPVDVAFVRVHGILFSGTHEDQLEPAVKQFLELLDNRIGREHGNWLESGYFIGISLSCLLLSFGDASNVLMNAVLKSQQTDDTIMLPDPVLTDAFKTAVRFTARTYEIVIARWGDKNTFPCLHTLLVFYWFMMDFDVGRQYLEGSLPWEQTALLLNYLLRTSEYTPRLDTPEIPWPEVGKAHPLPEDYAMRGLIYTGKYFPKNWFDNTAIDDEEKYFEPASTVSKRCERILWLGYSMAMRKRRLHWDKNTKQFSAKSNESNDDN from the exons ATGGACTCGGCTCCATGGGATACAAAACCACTGTCACAGTCATTGGTGACCAATGAGCAACTCGGAGAAGGTACTCGTCTCTTGGAACCCACCTCTAGCTGCGATGAAGGCGGCTTTGAGTGCTTCCCGCGCCGTTGCGGCGCTAGCACCGAGTCACA GACGTATTCATCCGTCGCGTCAACTGCTCAGCAACGCAACTTATCACCGATTCCGCTCAGGAGTCGCGTtagaccagttgacagagATGAGGACTTCGTCTGCAGTGAAAATCCGGCGAGACCTGGGGGATCTCGTAAGCACAGAGGCCAGTATTTTGATGCGGCGTCGGGGTCAAGAATGCTTCTGCAACCAGATACTCGGTCCATATCTTCAGACCAGCTTGCCGCCGAAGTCAACGGCATCTATGCCGGACTGGTTCTACTCGAGAGCAAATCCATTGAATATGATAGCACACAAAAGGAGACTGACCTAAGTCAAGAGCAATATCACGCATTAATTTCCCTTCACCGGTCACTTCTCCATGAGCATCATGACTTTCTATTGGCATCCCAGCACCCATCGGCGAGCGCCACGCTCCGAAGACTTGCATCTAAGTATTTTATACCTGCACGAATGTGGCGTCATGGTATACACTCGTTTCTAGAGCTTCTAAGGCGGAAACTGCCTGGTTCGCTCGAGCATATGCTTACATTCATTTATATCGCGTATACCATAATGGCACAGCTATATGAGGCAATTCCGTCGTTTGAGGACACGTGGATAGAGTGTCTTGGTGACTTGGCGCGTTACAGGATGGcagttgaagatgatgatatCCGAGATCGAGAAATTTGGACTGGTGTATCAAGATTCTGGTATACCAAGGCTTCGGATAAGATACCAATGACTGGACGACTTTATCACCACCTAGCGATTTTGGCACGACAACATGCCCTGCAACAGTTATACTATTATGCTAAATCTCTCTGCGTTCCAGTGCCATTCCCCAGCGCTAGGGATAGCGTCATGACGCTATTTGATCCCCTCTTGAATGCAAATCCAGGCGCTTCTCAACGTCTGGAGCCAGTTGATGTAGCTTTTGTGCGAGTTCATGGCATACTCTTCTCTGGCACGCATGAGGATCAGCTCGAGCCAGCGGTGAAGCAATTTCTGGAACTTCTGGATAATCGCATTGGAAGAGAACATGGAAATTGGCTTGAATCTGG GTATTTCATTGGCATCTCATTAAGCTGTCTGCTCCTAAGTTTTGGAGACGCGTCAAATGTCCTTATGAATGCCGTTTTGAAGAGTCAACAAACAGACGACACTATAATGCTTCCGGATCCGGTGCTGACTGACGCATTCAAAACGGCGGTGAGATTTACAGCTCGCACGTATGAGATTGTTATTGCTCGGTGGGGTGACAAGAACACGTTTCCCTGCCTTCATACCCTCCTAGTATTCTACTGGTTTATGATGGATTTTGACGTAGGGAGACAGTACTTGGAGGGCTCCCTCCCATGGGAACAGACTGCTTTACTACTTAACTATCTGTTACGGACCAGCGAGTATACGCCACGGTTAGATACTCCGGAAATTCCGTGGCCCGAAGTTGGTAAGGCGCATCCTCTTCCCGAAGACTATGCTATGCGTGGTTTAATCTATACCGGAAAATATTTCCCGAAGAACTGGTTTGATAATACGGcgattgatgatgaagaaaagtACTTTGAGCCTGCGTCAACGGTTAGTAAACGTTGCGAAAGAATCTTATGGCTGGGTTATAGCATGGCaatgaggaaaagaagactACACTGGGACAAAAACACTAAGCAGTTTTCGGCTAAGAGTAATGAGAGTAATGACGACAACTAA